The proteins below come from a single Chryseobacterium nepalense genomic window:
- the secY gene encoding preprotein translocase subunit SecY gives MKEFIQTLKNIWSLKELRDKIIFTLGIILVYRFASYISLPAINLAEVGDLLEHYKNQGGNKQGAGLLGLLSSFTGGAFSHASVMALGIMPYISASIIVQLMGMAIPYLQKLQKDGESGRNTLNQITRWLTIGVCLVQAPSYLTSITQLFLPYAQFSSAYYVEPNSIMFWLPSIVILVAGSVFAMWLGEKITDKGIGNGISILIMVGILSRLPEAFVQEMAVQNGKGGMGSIMILIEVIFWMLVVLLAVVLSVAVRKIPIQYVSRAQARGGVNRNLMQGARQWIPLKVNAAGVMPIIFAQALMFVPGLLTKVDESNTFLAGFKNVFSWQYNVLFALLIIIFSFFYTAITIPVNQMADDLKRNGGLVPKVRPGKETADYLDDILSKITLPGAIFLSIFAVLPAIVHGSFVQTDAFALFFGGTSLLIMVGVILDTVQQINTYLLNHHYDGLMQSKLSRTTGY, from the coding sequence ATGAAAGAATTTATACAAACACTCAAAAATATTTGGAGTCTTAAAGAACTTAGAGATAAAATTATCTTTACTTTAGGAATTATCCTTGTGTATAGATTCGCATCTTATATCTCTCTGCCTGCAATTAACCTTGCAGAAGTGGGAGATCTCTTAGAGCATTATAAAAATCAAGGCGGTAACAAGCAAGGAGCAGGTCTCCTTGGCTTGCTTTCGTCGTTTACGGGGGGAGCTTTCAGTCACGCTTCCGTAATGGCGTTAGGTATCATGCCTTATATTTCTGCTTCTATTATTGTTCAGTTGATGGGAATGGCTATTCCTTATCTTCAGAAGCTTCAGAAAGATGGAGAGTCCGGTAGAAATACATTGAACCAGATAACTAGATGGTTAACAATTGGAGTTTGTCTTGTACAGGCACCTTCTTATTTAACTTCTATTACTCAATTATTCTTACCATATGCTCAGTTCTCATCTGCATATTATGTAGAGCCAAATTCCATCATGTTCTGGTTACCAAGTATTGTAATCTTGGTTGCCGGTTCAGTATTCGCAATGTGGTTGGGTGAAAAAATCACCGACAAAGGTATCGGAAACGGTATCTCTATCCTTATTATGGTAGGGATCCTTTCAAGATTACCGGAAGCATTCGTACAGGAAATGGCAGTTCAGAACGGAAAAGGAGGAATGGGATCAATCATGATCCTTATTGAAGTAATTTTCTGGATGTTGGTCGTGCTTTTAGCAGTGGTATTATCCGTTGCTGTGAGAAAAATCCCTATCCAGTATGTAAGCAGAGCTCAGGCAAGAGGAGGTGTAAACAGAAATCTTATGCAAGGAGCAAGACAGTGGATTCCATTGAAAGTAAACGCTGCCGGTGTAATGCCGATCATTTTCGCTCAGGCGCTGATGTTCGTTCCGGGGCTTTTAACTAAAGTAGATGAGTCAAACACTTTTCTTGCAGGTTTCAAGAATGTTTTTAGCTGGCAGTACAATGTATTGTTTGCGCTATTGATTATTATTTTCTCATTCTTCTATACTGCGATCACAATTCCGGTAAACCAAATGGCTGATGATTTGAAGAGAAATGGAGGTTTAGTACCAAAGGTAAGACCAGGAAAAGAGACCGCTGATTATTTAGATGATATTTTATCAAAAATTACCTTGCCAGGTGCAATTTTTTTATCTATCTTTGCAGTCCTTCCGGCAATTGTACACGGAAGCTTTGTTCAGACAGATGCGTTCGCCTTATTTTTCGGGGGAACGTCACTATTGATTATGGTGGGAGTAATTTTAGATACTGTTCAACAGATTAATACCTATCTGCTGAACCATCATTATGATGGCTTAATGCAGTCTAAATTATCAAGAACGACTGGATATTAA
- the rpsE gene encoding 30S ribosomal protein S5: MLGLDNIERVKPGGLELKDRLVAVNRVTKVTKGGRAFGFSAIVVVGNEEGVIGYGLGKSKEVASAIAKAVEDAKKNLVKVPVMNHTIPHQTTARYGGADIFLRPASHGTGLIAGGAVRAVLESAGIHDILSKSKGSSNPHNVVKATFKALLDIRRPEEIARMRGVSLSKVFNG, translated from the coding sequence ATGTTAGGACTAGATAATATAGAAAGAGTAAAACCGGGAGGATTAGAACTTAAAGATCGTCTCGTAGCTGTAAACAGAGTAACAAAAGTAACTAAAGGAGGTAGAGCTTTCGGATTTTCTGCAATTGTTGTTGTAGGGAACGAAGAAGGAGTGATCGGATACGGTTTGGGAAAATCTAAAGAGGTTGCTTCTGCAATTGCTAAGGCAGTTGAAGACGCTAAGAAAAACCTTGTGAAAGTTCCTGTAATGAACCATACGATTCCTCACCAGACTACTGCTAGATACGGAGGCGCAGATATCTTCTTAAGACCTGCTTCTCACGGTACGGGGCTTATCGCCGGTGGTGCGGTAAGAGCGGTACTGGAATCTGCTGGTATTCACGATATCCTTTCAAAATCTAAAGGATCTTCAAACCCTCACAACGTGGTGAAAGCTACTTTCAAAGCGTTATTGGATATCAGAAGACCTGAAGAAATTGCTAGAATGAGAGGAGTTTCACTAAGTAAAGTGTTTAACGGTTAA
- the rplO gene encoding 50S ribosomal protein L15 — protein MNLNNIKPAAGSTFNSKRIGRGQGSGKGGTSTKGHKGQKARAGYSQKIGFEGGQMPLQRRLPKFGFKNVNRKEFRAINLDSIQTLIENKSITGDITKEVLVANGLATKNELVKIMGRGELKSAVSISADKFTKSAEELIAKAGGKAITL, from the coding sequence ATGAATTTAAACAACATAAAGCCAGCTGCAGGATCTACTTTCAATTCAAAAAGAATTGGTAGAGGACAAGGTAGCGGAAAAGGTGGTACTTCTACAAAAGGACATAAAGGACAAAAAGCAAGAGCCGGATATTCTCAGAAAATCGGTTTCGAAGGAGGTCAGATGCCTTTACAAAGAAGATTACCTAAATTCGGTTTCAAAAACGTAAACAGAAAAGAGTTTAGAGCTATTAACCTTGATTCTATCCAGACTTTAATTGAAAATAAATCTATCACAGGAGATATTACAAAAGAAGTTTTGGTAGCAAACGGTTTGGCAACTAAAAACGAATTAGTGAAAATTATGGGTAGGGGAGAATTGAAATCTGCGGTTTCTATCTCAGCTGACAAATTCACTAAATCTGCTGAAGAGCTTATCGCTAAAGCAGGTGGAAAAGCAATTACCTTATAA
- the infA gene encoding translation initiation factor IF-1 produces MAKQKHIEQDGVITEALSNAQFRVELENGHVLIAHISGKMRMHYIKLLPGDKVKLEMSPYDLSKGRITFRY; encoded by the coding sequence ATGGCAAAACAAAAACATATTGAACAAGACGGCGTTATAACGGAAGCACTTTCGAACGCTCAGTTCCGTGTAGAGCTGGAAAACGGGCATGTTCTCATCGCTCATATCTCCGGTAAAATGCGTATGCACTATATTAAGTTATTACCTGGTGATAAGGTAAAATTAGAAATGTCTCCTTACGATTTGTCGAAGGGGAGGATTACATTTAGATATTAA
- the rplR gene encoding 50S ribosomal protein L18: protein MALTKVEKRIRIKRRVRGKISGSSELPRLSVYKSNKEIYAQLIDDNSGKTLASASSREKGVEANGTKTEVSAAVGKAIAAKAIAAGIENIVFDRNGFVYHGRIKALADGAREGGLKF, encoded by the coding sequence ATGGCATTAACTAAAGTAGAAAAAAGAATAAGAATCAAAAGAAGAGTAAGAGGAAAAATCTCTGGATCTTCTGAATTGCCAAGATTATCTGTATACAAAAGTAATAAGGAAATTTACGCTCAGTTAATCGACGATAACAGTGGAAAAACTTTGGCTTCTGCTTCTTCAAGAGAGAAAGGCGTTGAAGCTAACGGAACTAAGACTGAAGTTTCTGCTGCCGTAGGTAAGGCTATTGCTGCCAAAGCTATTGCTGCAGGAATCGAAAATATTGTATTTGATAGAAACGGATTCGTATATCACGGGAGAATCAAAGCTCTTGCGGACGGTGCGAGAGAAGGTGGACTTAAATTCTAA
- the rpmD gene encoding 50S ribosomal protein L30 has translation MATIKVKQVRSAIGRTKTQKRTLEALGLKKLHQVVEHEATPSILGMIAAVSHLLEVQK, from the coding sequence ATGGCAACAATCAAAGTAAAACAAGTAAGAAGCGCTATTGGAAGAACAAAAACCCAAAAGAGAACGCTTGAAGCATTAGGATTAAAGAAACTTCACCAAGTTGTAGAACACGAAGCTACTCCTTCTATCTTAGGAATGATAGCTGCAGTTAGTCACTTACTTGAAGTTCAAAAATAA
- the rpmJ gene encoding 50S ribosomal protein L36 has translation MKVRASIKKRSADCKIVRRKGVLFVINKKNPKFKQRQG, from the coding sequence ATGAAAGTAAGAGCATCAATTAAAAAAAGAAGCGCTGATTGCAAAATCGTACGCAGAAAAGGTGTACTATTCGTAATCAACAAGAAGAACCCAAAATTTAAACAAAGACAAGGCTAA